AGGGATGTCTACGTTGCAGGCGTATCGAATGTTGGCAAGTCCACATTGATCAATGCGTTGGTGTCATCGTTTGGCGAGCGGTCCTCCCTTTTGACAACTTCACGTTTTCCGGGCACAACACTGTCTGTTGTGGAAATTCCGATACCGGCTTTGAAAACAAAGCTTGTCGATACACCGGGGATCCTGACAACACACCGGATTTCGGATGTGATTTGTCCGGCTTGTTTAAAAGATGTCACACCCAACTCGGAAATCCGTCCGAAAATTTACCAGCTGCGCAACCGCCAAACGTTATTTCTCGGTGGACTTGCGCGCATTGATTTTGTAAGTGGCGCCGATCAATCCTTTGTTTGCTATGTTGCGAATTCCCTGCATGTGCATCGAACCAAATTGGAACAGGCAGATGACCTCTATGACCGCCATGTGGGTGAACTATTACGGCCGCCTTGCGGGAATTGCAGCGACTCGTTGCGTGATCTGGTGACACATTCCTTCTCCATGCCCAAAGCGGGGACCAGGGATGTTGTCATTTCGGGCATCGGATGGGTGGCTGTGAAAGGTCAAGGCGCAGAAATAAAAGTACATGTACCGAGAGGCATTGATGTGACGATTCGTAAAACATTGCTGTAATCCGATCGTTGCATGATCATGGCAGTGGAAAGACCCTCCTAAAACCTTGTCTGCGTTTAAGAATATATTTGAATTTGCCGCATATTCTGTAGTATCTAGGTGAGGAGGGATTCAATGTACGGTCATGCAGTCAATCCGGTCAATGAATCGACAAACAAACGAGTTATCGTACATACGATGAATCAAAACATGAAAGGCAAACAAATGACGGTCGAGGATTTTATTGAAAGAATCCGGAAAGAAGTAGCTGTGGTACGCAATCATTACCCTGAGCTTGAAGGATATACGCTATACGATTTGCGTTTGAAATTTCCCGAGGGACAGGTTGAATTGAATATGGAATTCAGGCGATAGGCCCTTTCAGGACTTATCGCTTTTTTGTTGCATTTTTTTGAATTATCTAGTACTGTTCAAATAAAATCGTACGTTGTGAGAAATGGGAGAGAAATCGTAGTGGCAGGAATGGAGCAACAGCAAAAAGCAGAAGAATCAATTTTGGTTGGAGTGTTTGGCTATCCCGTGCATCATTCCAAATCGCCGGTGATGCATAATGCGGCATTTCGTTCGTTAGGCATCGACGGATATTATCAGAGATTCAATATTTTGCCGGAAAAATTGGGAGACGCGGTCAAAGCGGTTCGCATGCTGCAATTTCGCGGTGTTAACGTCACAATTCCGCATAAAGTAGCGATTATAAAATATCTGGATGACATCACAAGAGAAGCTGAATTAATTGGCGCGGTCAATACAATTGTACATGAGGACGGCCGCTTAATCGGGACAAATACGGATGGAATCGGGTATGTACAATCCTTGCGGGAAGAGATAGACATCGATCTCAATCGTGCACATGTCTTGGTGCTGGGTGCGGGCGGGGCCGCTCGCGCAATCGCTACGCAATTGGCGCTTTCCGGTGTACATGCAATCTGTATTACCAATCGAACATTTGAAAAAGCGGAAGAATTGGCTCGTGTGATTGGGAAGATTCAACCAAACACCTATGCTCTTCCCATGTCTGAGCTATTTGCGCGGATGAAAGATTTTACGATCGTAATCAATACAACGTCTGTCGGCATGTCTCCGAATTCGGATGAATCGCCATTGCCTGCCGACTATTTGCCGGAACATCTGATTGTCAGTGATTTGGTCTATAATCCACGGCAAACCCGCCTGCTGCAGTTGGCAGAAAAGCGAGGATGTCAGGTTCACGGGGGCATTGGAATGCTGGTATACCAAGGCGCGGAAGCATTTCGTCTATGGACTGGCATGGAGCCGCCGATTGCGGTTATGTGGGATGCATTGCTGCAATCCCTCTGATTTTTATTCTTTTTTTTCCGCATGTGCTATACTATAGCATGACAAAGCAGGCAGAATGAAAGGCGGAATGAATTCTTTGTTAACAGGCAAACAAAAACGATACTTGCGTTCGATGGCACACCATTTGACTCCTATTTTTCAGGTCGGGAAAGGTGGAGTCAGTGAAAACATGCTGGAACAGTTGGACGCTGCTTTAGAAGCGAATGAACTTATCAAAATTTCGATTTTGCAGAATTGCGAAGAAGACAAGGATACGGTTGCTGCCGAATTGGCGGAAGGAACGGAAGCGGAATTGGTTCAGCTAATCGGCAAGACAGTGGTTCTCTATAGGGAATCCGAGGAGCGGAAACAAATCGAACTGCCTCGATAAGTGCGTGTTCAAAAAGTGGTTAAGTAAGACACTAGGAGTGCGAAGCCGAAGCACGAAAAGGGACGGAGTGTACGTGTTTGGTACATGAGTAAGCCTTTTGGGGATTCGGCAAAGCAATCCGCCGTGGAGTTTTGACTACTTTTTGAACATCCTTTATAAGTATTGACAGCAAAAGGAAAGTGTTTTGTATATGCGTACCGGAGTCTATGGAGGAACGTTTGACCCGATTCACATTGGGCATTTGATTATGGCCACACTGGCCAGGGAGGAACTGGAACTCGATCAAGTCCTATGGATTCCGGCATACCGTCCTCCGCACAAAGATGAACAATCCAACCAACCTCTTTCCTCCTATGATCATCGGTTGCGGATGGTTGAGCTGGCAATCGCGGATCGGCCGTATTTTTCTCTTTCAACAATCGAAGGTGAAAAGGACGGGCCGTCCTATACCTATGATACGTTAAAACAATTACAAGCCCGTCGATCCGATACCTATTTGTTTTTATGCGGAGCTGATAGTCTTGCAACGATTGACACTTGGCATCGGGCTCGCGATTTGATGCAGGAGTTTACTCTTGGTGTTTTTCAAAGGCAAGAGTACCAAGCGCAAGATGTGAAGAGGAAATTGGAAACGCTTGGATTTTATTTTGAAAATGTCAGATGGTTGGACACTCCGGTGTTTGATGTATCTTCGACTTGGCTGCGTCAACGATTGCGAATGGGATTGGGGGTTGCAGACCTGATTCCCCATTCCGTTTATAATTATATAAAGGAGCATGGACTTTATGTCTGAAGCCGAGATTCGAGAGCGCATCCGAAATGCATTGAGTCCATATCGATTCCAGCACGTCGAGGGTGTTGTGCAAACAGCGGAACGATTGTCGATTCAGTATGGAGTAGATGCGAAACAGGCGAGACTGGCGGCGTGGCTGCACGATTTTGCACGGGAATGGCCGCCGGAGAAATTGCAAGCATATAGCAAACCGTTGCAGTTGCCGGAAGAATACCGAAGCATGCCGGAATTGCTGCATGGACCGATTGTCGCTCATTACCTGGAAGAATGGTTTCAAATCCGGGACGAAGAGATTGCCAATGCCATCTATTATCACACGACTGGCCGCCCGCAAATGAGCATATTTGAAAAAGTGATTTGTCTGGCGGATGCGATTGAGCCAGGGCGTGTGTATCCCGGTGTTGAAGAATGCAGAATCCTGGCACAAGAAAGTCTGGAACATGCGTTAGCCGTTCAATTTGATGGAACGATTCGGTTTTTATTAGATCGCAAAAAGGAAATACTACCGTTGACGGTGGCAGCACGCAATGAGTTTTGGCGGCAAGTTGGGGTCATGCAGGAGAACCGGCGATAATTTTTTGAATATACTACAAGAAAGTGTACAAAATCCCTTTGTACACGATTTGGGAGGCGTGTGAATGAGCACAAAGGTGATGGAAGTTGCAAAATTGGCAGCGGATGCGGCTGCAGACAAAAAAGCACGAGACGTGGTAATTCTGGACATTCATGGATTGTCTGTCATTGCGGATTATTTTGTCATATGTAGCGGCAACTCCAACACTCAAGTTCAAGCGATCGCCAAAGAGGTTCGCGAAAAATTAGGGAAACAAAATATACCATGTAAAGGCGCCGAAGGTTTGGATGAAGCAAAATGGGTCTTGCTCGATTTCGGTGATGTTGTCGTCCACGTTTTCCGCCAAGAGGAACGGGAATTCTATAATCTGGAACGGCTCTGGGCAGATGCCCAACTTGTCATGCAGGTATAAAACAATCGCAACAGAATCAAATAACGAATCATAACCAAATAACGAATCGGATTGGGTTTGAACACACATGAATGCATATCATATATTTGCTCGTTTTTATGATGAAATGATGGCAGATGCACCGTATGAAAAATGGCAGACTTTCTTTATGGAAGCAATCCGCCGCTATTCGCTGCAAGCGCAGAAAATTGCCGACATCGGTTGTGGAACAGGGAAGCTCTCCCTGTTTTTTGCTGATCAGGGATATGAAGTGTATGCAATGGATCCGTCTCCCCTCATGTTGCTGCAACTGGATCAGAAACTCACGGGGAAGTTGCGCAAT
Above is a window of Fodinisporobacter ferrooxydans DNA encoding:
- the yqeH gene encoding ribosome biogenesis GTPase YqeH, with translation MAEVTKEVCMGCGAALQTEDTHAPGYVPSPVMEQEAPICRRCFRIQHYNEISPVAIEEQTFRDILSSIATKRAVVVHVIDLFDFPGSVLPSLHRFIGNQPLIVVANKVDILPKQTSLDRVRDWLRDELHRLHLDPQEICLVSSKKQKGIGDIRIALERLAKQRDVYVAGVSNVGKSTLINALVSSFGERSSLLTTSRFPGTTLSVVEIPIPALKTKLVDTPGILTTHRISDVICPACLKDVTPNSEIRPKIYQLRNRQTLFLGGLARIDFVSGADQSFVCYVANSLHVHRTKLEQADDLYDRHVGELLRPPCGNCSDSLRDLVTHSFSMPKAGTRDVVISGIGWVAVKGQGAEIKVHVPRGIDVTIRKTLL
- the nadD gene encoding nicotinate (nicotinamide) nucleotide adenylyltransferase, with product MRTGVYGGTFDPIHIGHLIMATLAREELELDQVLWIPAYRPPHKDEQSNQPLSSYDHRLRMVELAIADRPYFSLSTIEGEKDGPSYTYDTLKQLQARRSDTYLFLCGADSLATIDTWHRARDLMQEFTLGVFQRQEYQAQDVKRKLETLGFYFENVRWLDTPVFDVSSTWLRQRLRMGLGVADLIPHSVYNYIKEHGLYV
- the rsfS gene encoding ribosome silencing factor, with translation MSTKVMEVAKLAADAAADKKARDVVILDIHGLSVIADYFVICSGNSNTQVQAIAKEVREKLGKQNIPCKGAEGLDEAKWVLLDFGDVVVHVFRQEEREFYNLERLWADAQLVMQV
- the yqeK gene encoding bis(5'-nucleosyl)-tetraphosphatase (symmetrical) YqeK, whose translation is MSEAEIRERIRNALSPYRFQHVEGVVQTAERLSIQYGVDAKQARLAAWLHDFAREWPPEKLQAYSKPLQLPEEYRSMPELLHGPIVAHYLEEWFQIRDEEIANAIYYHTTGRPQMSIFEKVICLADAIEPGRVYPGVEECRILAQESLEHALAVQFDGTIRFLLDRKKEILPLTVAARNEFWRQVGVMQENRR
- the aroE gene encoding shikimate dehydrogenase, producing MEQQQKAEESILVGVFGYPVHHSKSPVMHNAAFRSLGIDGYYQRFNILPEKLGDAVKAVRMLQFRGVNVTIPHKVAIIKYLDDITREAELIGAVNTIVHEDGRLIGTNTDGIGYVQSLREEIDIDLNRAHVLVLGAGGAARAIATQLALSGVHAICITNRTFEKAEELARVIGKIQPNTYALPMSELFARMKDFTIVINTTSVGMSPNSDESPLPADYLPEHLIVSDLVYNPRQTRLLQLAEKRGCQVHGGIGMLVYQGAEAFRLWTGMEPPIAVMWDALLQSL
- the yhbY gene encoding ribosome assembly RNA-binding protein YhbY produces the protein MLTGKQKRYLRSMAHHLTPIFQVGKGGVSENMLEQLDAALEANELIKISILQNCEEDKDTVAAELAEGTEAELVQLIGKTVVLYRESEERKQIELPR